The segment TACGCGACTCTGCGTCTGCGGCTGAGCACCCGCGCATCCGCTCATCGGATCCGGACCTCGGGGCGGTGAGATTCGCTTACCGCGCGCGACGCGCTTCGCCGTGGTCAGCGGATTCGAGTCGCGCCTGGCAGCGGAGGCGAGCAGTGCGGTCATCGGGGCTGCCCGGTGACGGAGAGAACTGCATCCAGCGGATCAGCCGCAGTGTCCAGCCCGGAGGTACGCCGCCGGGCCCGCGCGTACCGCACGTACCAGAACAGCATCAGGAAGGTGCTGACGGTGTGGAATGCGTGCAGCGCCCAGATGGGCCCGAGCGGCAGGTGCAGCACATAGACGGTGTAGAACGCGTTGCCCACGTTGCCCAGGGCGATGTTGCCCAGACTGTACGAGCTGACGTCACGTGTCCGCCGGGCCTTGACCAGCATCGGCAGGGTGCTGACGGCGAAGAGCACAGTGGCGGTCGCGCCGGCCGCGACGGACACATCCACGCTCAGCCCGGCGAGCCGGCGGCGATCGGGCGGAACGCGGCGGCGTACTCGCGGGCGAAGTCGGCGATGCCGAGTGGCTCGCCGCCGGTCACCTCGCGGACCGTGTCGGTGGTGTCGGCCATCACCCCGGTCCGCTGGGCCGAGAAGATCGCCACGATGGCGTCGGCCAGCATCGGCGGCAGCCCGTCGGCGATCATCGCGTGGCGGGCGTCCTCGTCGCCGACCGGCACATAGGAAACGTCCCGCCCGGTCGCCGCGGACAGCTCGGCGGCCACCCGGTCGAAGGTGATCGCTTCGGGACCGGTCAGTGTGTACGTGCGGCCGTCGTGTCCCGGCCCGGTCAGCGCCTCGGCCGCGACCAGGGCGACGTCGCGGGGGTGGATGAAGGAGATCCGGGCCTGACCGGCGGGCGCGAACAGCCGGCCGGTGCGGGCCACGCTCGTCGCGTACGCAAGAAGGTTCGTCATGAAGGTGCGCGGCCGCAGCAGGACATGCGGCAGGCCGGAGGCCGCCAGATGTGCCTCGATCGTCGCGTGCCACCGTTCGAAGATCAGCGGCGAGCCGGCGGAGGCGCCGGGGCCGGACAGCTTCACCACCCGGCGCACACCGGCGGCGGCCGCCGCGTCGATCGCCGCGCATTCGAAGTCGACCTGCTCGGGCACGTTGCCGCAGGCCAGGAAGAGCCGGTCGGCGCCGTCCAGGGCCTGTTGCAGCGAGCCTGCGGCGTGCCGGTCGAAGACGCGGACGTTCTCGTGGCGCTCGGCCAGGGCGCGGACCAGGTGGCCGCCCACATTGCCGGTCGCGCCGGTCACCAGGATGGTCATCGTGCTGCTCCTTCAGGGGTCGAAACGGTCGAGGTGGGTGCGATGTTGGGGTTGAGACGGAAGACGTTGTCCGGGTCGAGCCGGTCCTTGAGTGCGGTGAGCCGGGTCAGCCGGTCGCCGTACGCGACACGCACCCCGGCCGTCCCCTCGTCGGACAGGAAGCTCGCGAACTGCCCGGCGGCGTACGGCCGCAACGACTCCCAGCCGCGCCGCACCCAGTCGCGGTGCCGGTCGGCGTCCGGGTCGCCGGGCCGCCAGTTGGCGATCAGCCGCAGCTCGAAGCCGGGCCGGCGCGGTCCGACCGCGGTGGCGTCGGATGCCACCCGGCTCGCCGCGCCGCCGATCACCCAGCCGTTGAGCAGCGACAGCGGTGAGGTGACCGACTCGATCAGTGGCACGATCTGGTCGGGCAGGTCGGTGAGCCGGTGCGAGCGCCAGTACGAGCAGGTGCCCGGCGAGGCGCTCAAGTCCAGCAGCGACTGGATCGCGCGGTACGGCACCAGCCGGATCAGTTCACCGACCGGGGTGCCGACGCCGCGCAGCGGGGCCAGGACATGGGCGCCCTCGGCCGGCTCGCCGCACCAGACCGGCAGCAGGCCGAAGACCGGGGTGCCGTAGCGCTCCGGCGGCAGGAACGGCATGGGCGGGGCGAGCATCGCCACGATCGCGATACCCAGTTCGTCCGGGGCGGCCGGAGCGAATTCGCGCAGGAAGCTGAGCACCTTCGGCGCCTGCTCGAGGGGCCAGAAGATCGGGCCGCCGAGCACGATCGGGCCGACCGGGTGCAACCCGAACTCGAACGCGGTGACGACACCGAAGTTGCCGCCACCGCCGCGCAGCCCCCAGAACAGTTCGGGGTCGGTGTTCGCGTCGACCCGGCGCAGCGTCCCGTCGGCGGTGACCAGGTCGGCGGCGCGCAGGTTGTCGACGGTGAGGCCGTGGCGGCGCATCAGGTGGCCGAACCCGCCGCCCAGGGTGACCCCGCCGACGCCGGTGGAGCTGACCGAGCCGCCGGTGACGGCCAGGCCGTGCCGCTGGGTGGCCAGGTCGAACTCGGCCCAGGTCAGCCCACCGGCGGCCCGGACGGTACGCGCCGCAGGGTCGACGGCGGCGCCCTTGAGCAGGGACAGGTCGATCATCAGCCCGCCGTCGCAGACGCCGTACCCCTGCACCGAGTGGCCGCCGCCGCGGACCGCGACCGCCAGGTCGTGCTCGCGGGCGAAGCGGACGGCGAGCTGGACGTCGGCGGCGCCGGTGCAGCGGGCGATCAGCGCGGGCCGGCGATCCACCGCGCCGTTCCAGACGCGGCGCGTCTCGGCGTAGCCTTCGTCGTCGGGCCGCAGCAGTGCGCCGCGGAAGTCGGGAATAGTCATACCGGCGAGCGTGCGCCGCGCACCGTTCCACCGGCGTTCCGGCTACCCGGTCAGCGCGTCTTCGGCCAGGGTGTCCCAGATCCGGACGTCGCCGGCCAGCAGCCGCTTCGCTGACTCGGCCGCCTCGCTCTGCTGCCCGGCCGCGAGCGCCGCGGCGAGCCGGATACGCAGCAGCATGGCGGGGACCCCGGGCGCGGTGTCGCGGCCGGGGTCGTCCAGAGCCTGGTCGATGCGCCGCAGCCCGGCCTCGGCCGAGCCGTCCAGCACCGCGAGATACCCGGTGAACGCCTCGCCGCAGAGCCGGATCGGCGCGGCGTCCACCCGCTCGCGGACCCGGTTCAGCTCGGCGACCCGCTCGCGCAGGCCGGGCAGGTCGCCGCGGTCCAGGTCGAGCAGGGCGGCGAACAGCAGCGCCCCGGCCAGCGTGAACGGGTGCGCGCCCTGGCGGGCCAGGTCCAGCGCCTGGCGTTGCCGGTGCTCGGCGTCAGCCGGCTCGGCGCGGCAGAAGTGCACGTGCGCGAGCCGGATCAGGCAGAGCACCTGCGGGTCCTGCCCGTAGCCGAGCAGGTGCGCGCCGCGGTTCTGCGGCCGGTAACGCTGCAGCGCGGCACTCAGGTGCGCGCGGGCGGCGCCGGTCTCGTTGCGCCAGGCCGCCGCCACCCCGCGCACGAAGTCGCCCTCCACGGCGAGCACGTCGTCGGTGTCGCCGAGGGCGCGTAGCCGGGCGCCGTACTGCGCGGCGGCAGCGAAGTCGCCGCGCGAGAGCACCGCCATCGCCTGCGCGCGCAGCAGCGGCGCCGCCGGCTCCGTGCCGCGGGCGCCGGCCAAGGCGAAGGCCCGGTCCAGCACCGCACGCAGCCGCGGCGACGCGTACCCCTCGGCCGAACTCAACGGCCCCGGTACGCCGGTGAGCACCTCGAGTTCGCGATCTGCGCCGCGGGTCAGCTCCGCCGCGCGCAGCAGCAGCTCGGCGGCCTCGGCATCGGCGTAGCGCTGCTGGGCGGCGGTGGCGGCCCGCTGGTACCAGTCGATTGCCGCGCCCGGCGAGCCGGCGGCGTGCAGGTGCGCGGCGATCCGCCCGGCAACGGTGTCCGGCGCATCGGCGTACACCTCGATCAGCGCGGCGGCGAGCAGCGCGTGGTTGCGGCGGCGCCGGGCCGGCGGCACCTGCCGGTACGCCACCTCGCGCAGCTTGTCGTGGCTGAAGTCGTACGTCTCCCCGCCGCTGGTGACCAGCAGCCGGCGCCGCCACAGCTCGTCCAGGTCGGCCGCGACGGCCCGCGGATGCACCCTGGTGAGCACGTCCACGGCCACCGAGCCGCCCGCGGTGGCCGCCAGTTCGAGCAGTTCCCGGGCGCCCGGGCTGAGCGGGCGCAGCCGCTCGAGCAGGACCGCCTGCACGCGTGGGGTGAGCACGCGCAGCCCGGCGCGCAGCGCCTCCACCACGAACAGCGGGTTACCGCCGGTCTCCCGGTGCAGCCGCTCGGCGTCGACGGTGTGACCCAGGTGGCCGGCGAGCTGCGCGGTCTCGGCTCCGTCCAGGCCCTCGAGGGGCAGCTCGGTGCACCGGCCGAGGGCGCCGAGCCCGGCCAGCAGCTGGTGGAGGGGGTGGCCGGGCTCGGCCTCGCCGGCCCGGACGGTGGCGACCACCAGCAGCCGGCCGGCGTCGCCGCGCAGCAGGTAGTGGTCGTCGCGCAGCAGGTAGTGCAGGAACTGACAGGTCGGCGCGTCGGCGGCGTGCAGGTCGTCGGCGACGAGCAGCAGCGCCCGCCCGTCCGCCCGCAACGCGTGCGCCGCCGCCTCGAACAACCGCAGCCGGGAGCCGGGCTCCGGCGGCGCCGGTTCGACGCCCAGCTCGGGCAGCAGCACGGCGAGGACGGCCAACTCGGCCGGGGCGAGCCGGCGCCGCCACCGGGGCAGCCCGGCCCGCAGCCAGTGCACCACCGGCGCGTACGCCAGGGTGCCCTCGGCCCGGTAGGAGCGGGCGGTCGCGGTGGCCGCGCCCTGCCCGGCCGCCCACTGCCGGAACTCCTCGGCCAGCCGGGTCTTGCCGATGCCCGGCTCGCCGGTCAGCACCACCAGGTGCGGTGCCGCGCGCCACAGCTCGATCAGCCGCCGGCGCTGCGGGCCGCGGCCGACGAGGGCGGCGTCCTCGGCGCCCCGCGGTGCGGCCCCGCCGGCCGGCAGCAGTGCTTCGTACCGGGCCCGGGTCTGCGCCGACGGCGCGACGCCGAGCTCCTGCTCCAGGACGGTCACGCAGTCGTGGTAGACCCGGACCGCCCGGGCCCGGTCACCGGCCTCGTCGTAGAGCCGGATCAGCATCCGGTACGGCCGTTCGGCGAGCGGGTCCAGGGCGCGGGCACGTTCGGCGTAGCCGATCGCCGTGGAGCGGTCGGCGCTCGCCACGGCCCGTTCCAGCGCGATGCCGAGCCGCCGCCGGTAATCGAGGCGGTCGGCGTCCAGCCACGCGTCGTCGCAGCCCTCCAGCAGGTCGCCGGCGGCCAGGCCGGCGGCGGTGTGCCAGTCGCCCGCCGCGTACGCCGCGTCGAAGGCCGCAGTGTCCGCGTAGACGTCGCGCAGGGCGACCGTCCGCGCGTCCGCGTCCAGCTGCCGGCCGGCGTCCGGCAGCGCCGCGCGCAGCGTGTGCAGCAGGTGCCGCAGGTTCGTCCGGGCCTGCGCCTCGCTCGACTCGGGCCACAGCAGGCCGGCCACCCGGTCCCGGCGCTGCGGCTCGCCGCGGCGCAGCGCCAGGTACGCCAGCAACGACTGGGCCCGCGCCGAGGTGAGCACGACGGGCTCGCCGTCGGCGCGCAGCTCGAACGTGCCGAAGAGCCGGATCTCCAGCATGCAGCCATCCTCGCCGGACGGGCGGCCCGGGCGCGTCACCTCGACGCGAACCCGACACCTCGATGCGGCCTTGCGCTCACTGCTGTTGCGTGCCGTCGATACAGCGGTGAACGACCTGCAGCCACGCCCGATGCTGGTCACCGCGCACGCCAGTGGGCGCAGCGCCAGCCGGGCCGCCAGCCAGGAGCCGCCGGAAATGCCGAAGGCGAACGGGGGAAGCCAGCCTGGCGCGGATCGGGCTGTAGCCCAGGACGTGCTGCACGTGCGGCGACGGGAAGTAGGTCAGTGACAGCGAACCGCCGACCAGCAGGACGACGGCGTACGCGCAGGTGCGGTTGCGGTCACGGAACAGCACGAGCGGAAGGATCGGGCGCGGCACCCGGCTCTGCCGTCGGCCGTCGGCGAGCGCCATGACAAGAACCCCGATCGGGACGTTGACAAACATGACACCGCGCCAGGAGAGGAAGTGGGTGAGCAGGCCGCCGGCTGTGCCGGCACCCGCGGCGGCCGAGAAGACGGCGAGCGCCCTGGCCCGGGCCGGACCGGCCGGGAACGTGGTGGAGACCAGAGCGAGAGCGGTCCCGACGCCGTGCAGGACCGGCCGGCGATCAGCATCGTGCCGCTGGTCGCGAAGCCGCCGACCTGGGAGGCGGCAGTGAACACGCCCATCCCGAGCAGGAAGGCGCGGCGGCGGCCGCACAGGTCTCCGGCCCGGCTGCCGAGCAGCAGCACTCGCGATGCTCGTCCTGGCCGGCGTAGAACGCCAGGCCTCCCGCGACTGCGGCACCCAGCGCGACGTCCAGGCCTCTGACGGCTCAGGTCAGCGCCGAGACCAGATCGCTGATCGGCCCGCGCATCTGCGCCTCGGTGGCCGACGCCAGCGGCTGCAGGCCGACCGACGCGCGCATCAGCGCGACGCCGAGCGAGGCAGCCAGCACGATCTGGGCCCGCAGCACGGCGTCGGCATCCGGCGGCTGTGGCGCACCGGCCGCGACCGCGAGCCGTTCGCTCATGCTGTGCAGCACGGTGCGGCGCATCGCGTCGACGCGTTCGTCACCGGAGCTGCGCACCAGCAGCAGAAGGGCGTCGAGCAGCGCCGGGTCGTCGGCCGGGGAGGTGAGCCGGTAGGCGATGGAGGCGGCGACGTCGGCGAGCGCGATGCCGTCGGTGTCGCGTTTGAGGTCGATGATGGCGGTCTGCAGGCAGGCCTGGAAGAGCCCTTCCTTCGACGTGAAGTACCGGTTGATCAGGGCGACGTTGACGCCCGCCCCGTCAGCGATCTCGCGCACGGTGGTGCTCGCGTAGCCGTGCCGGGCGAAGCGGTGCCGGGCCACGTCGAGCAGGAGCTGGCGGGTCTGGGTCGCGTTGCGCGGCCGTTCGCGCGCCGGAGATGCCGTCACAGGCCGAAGGTTAGCGCGCCGATGACGCCGTGTAAACATCCATTTACTTGCCGCTGATGTGACGTAAGCAATCGTTGACTTCCGCCGTGAGCTGCCGATTAACTAGTAAGCGAACGTTTACATCTAGCCAGCGGGGACCTCATGACCCAAACGATCCAGGAGCGCGGCTCTGCCGCCGCCGCACCCGTCGAGGGCGAGCGGCCCACCGGCGGCGGACTACTCGTGCTCTACCTGGCGCTCGGCGGTCTCGCCTTCGCCTGCCTGCAGTCGCTGGTCTCGCCGGCGCTGTCCACCATCGGCCACGAGCTCGGCGCCAGCACCGCCGACACCAGTTGGGTCGTCACCGCGTACCTGCTGTCGGCCTCGGTGCTCACCCC is part of the Actinoplanes sp. NBC_00393 genome and harbors:
- a CDS encoding SDR family oxidoreductase, producing the protein MTILVTGATGNVGGHLVRALAERHENVRVFDRHAAGSLQQALDGADRLFLACGNVPEQVDFECAAIDAAAAAGVRRVVKLSGPGASAGSPLIFERWHATIEAHLAASGLPHVLLRPRTFMTNLLAYATSVARTGRLFAPAGQARISFIHPRDVALVAAEALTGPGHDGRTYTLTGPEAITFDRVAAELSAATGRDVSYVPVGDEDARHAMIADGLPPMLADAIVAIFSAQRTGVMADTTDTVREVTGGEPLGIADFAREYAAAFRPIAAGSPG
- a CDS encoding MFS transporter, producing the protein MPQSREAWRSTPARTSIASAAARQPGRRPVRPPPRLPARDGRVHCRLPGRRLRDQRHDADRRPVLHGVGTALALVSTTFPAGPARARALAVFSAAAGAGTAGGLLTHFLSWRGVMFVNVPIGVLVMALADGRRQSRVPRPILPLVLFRDRNRTCAYAVVLLVGGSLSLTYFPSPHVQHVLGYSPIRARLASPVRLRHFRRLLAGGPAGAAPTGVRGDQHRAWLQVVHRCIDGTQQQ
- a CDS encoding TetR/AcrR family transcriptional regulator — translated: MTASPARERPRNATQTRQLLLDVARHRFARHGYASTTVREIADGAGVNVALINRYFTSKEGLFQACLQTAIIDLKRDTDGIALADVAASIAYRLTSPADDPALLDALLLLVRSSGDERVDAMRRTVLHSMSERLAVAAGAPQPPDADAVLRAQIVLAASLGVALMRASVGLQPLASATEAQMRGPISDLVSALT
- a CDS encoding ATP-binding protein — encoded protein: MLEIRLFGTFELRADGEPVVLTSARAQSLLAYLALRRGEPQRRDRVAGLLWPESSEAQARTNLRHLLHTLRAALPDAGRQLDADARTVALRDVYADTAAFDAAYAAGDWHTAAGLAAGDLLEGCDDAWLDADRLDYRRRLGIALERAVASADRSTAIGYAERARALDPLAERPYRMLIRLYDEAGDRARAVRVYHDCVTVLEQELGVAPSAQTRARYEALLPAGGAAPRGAEDAALVGRGPQRRRLIELWRAAPHLVVLTGEPGIGKTRLAEEFRQWAAGQGAATATARSYRAEGTLAYAPVVHWLRAGLPRWRRRLAPAELAVLAVLLPELGVEPAPPEPGSRLRLFEAAAHALRADGRALLLVADDLHAADAPTCQFLHYLLRDDHYLLRGDAGRLLVVATVRAGEAEPGHPLHQLLAGLGALGRCTELPLEGLDGAETAQLAGHLGHTVDAERLHRETGGNPLFVVEALRAGLRVLTPRVQAVLLERLRPLSPGARELLELAATAGGSVAVDVLTRVHPRAVAADLDELWRRRLLVTSGGETYDFSHDKLREVAYRQVPPARRRRNHALLAAALIEVYADAPDTVAGRIAAHLHAAGSPGAAIDWYQRAATAAQQRYADAEAAELLLRAAELTRGADRELEVLTGVPGPLSSAEGYASPRLRAVLDRAFALAGARGTEPAAPLLRAQAMAVLSRGDFAAAAQYGARLRALGDTDDVLAVEGDFVRGVAAAWRNETGAARAHLSAALQRYRPQNRGAHLLGYGQDPQVLCLIRLAHVHFCRAEPADAEHRQRQALDLARQGAHPFTLAGALLFAALLDLDRGDLPGLRERVAELNRVRERVDAAPIRLCGEAFTGYLAVLDGSAEAGLRRIDQALDDPGRDTAPGVPAMLLRIRLAAALAAGQQSEAAESAKRLLAGDVRIWDTLAEDALTG
- a CDS encoding FAD-binding oxidoreductase encodes the protein MTIPDFRGALLRPDDEGYAETRRVWNGAVDRRPALIARCTGAADVQLAVRFAREHDLAVAVRGGGHSVQGYGVCDGGLMIDLSLLKGAAVDPAARTVRAAGGLTWAEFDLATQRHGLAVTGGSVSSTGVGGVTLGGGFGHLMRRHGLTVDNLRAADLVTADGTLRRVDANTDPELFWGLRGGGGNFGVVTAFEFGLHPVGPIVLGGPIFWPLEQAPKVLSFLREFAPAAPDELGIAIVAMLAPPMPFLPPERYGTPVFGLLPVWCGEPAEGAHVLAPLRGVGTPVGELIRLVPYRAIQSLLDLSASPGTCSYWRSHRLTDLPDQIVPLIESVTSPLSLLNGWVIGGAASRVASDATAVGPRRPGFELRLIANWRPGDPDADRHRDWVRRGWESLRPYAAGQFASFLSDEGTAGVRVAYGDRLTRLTALKDRLDPDNVFRLNPNIAPTSTVSTPEGAAR